The Rhodococcus antarcticus DNA segment CGTTCCACACCCGCGGGTGGTGTGGGCCTGCGCTCAGTGCAGGGTCTTGGGGGCATCCGGGGCGTGGGCGTGCGTGCGCATCCACTCCTCGCCCTGCCGGACGGCCTTCTTCAGGGCGGAGCGCTCGCTGAGGTAGTCCCCGGCGATGCCCACCACGGGCAGCTTGCCGACCATGCCGCTGACGAACCCGCCCTGCGGTCGCTTGTCCAGCTCGCCGAGGATGGAGCGCAGCACCCGGCCGTAGCGCCACAGCGCCCGGCCCGCGGTGACCACCGAGGAACGCCCCCGGCCCGGCTCGGCCCGCACGCCCTCGGCGTCGAGGGTCTGCTCGCTGCGCTCGGCCGTGCTCGCCACCAGCTCGCGGCTGACGGTCCGGCGGCTGAGCACCTGCGCGAGCATCCGCACCTGGTCGCCCTCGTCGGTGACGCCGTGCTCGCGCGCCACCGCGCACAGCACCATGGCCTGGCTGGCGGCGCCCAGGGTGTCCTGCACGGGGAAGCGGTCGGCCACGATCCCGCCGAGCCCGGGGATGGACACCAGCAGCGTGGTGAAGCGGCCGATGCGGTTGACCCACCAGTCGCTGCGGGCCCGCACGTCCATCCGCTCCCAGGCCGCCGTGCCCGGGTACTCGGTGTTGTGGAAGCCCTCGACGGCGGCGTGCACCGCCTTGTCCTTGAGCCGGACCACCACGTTGGCGGCCTCGTGCGGGACCTCGACGACGCGGGGCTCCCGGGTGCGCTGCTTCCAGCCGAACGGGTCGGTGCGGGTGAGCGCGTCGAGCACGGGCCCGCTGCCGCGGACGACCACCTTCAGGACGCTGACGACGTGGGCATCGGTGATGGCCTGGGCCACGGGGGTCCTCCTCTGGACGGTTGCGAGCGCGTCGTCCGCGGACGGCGAGTGCTCAGGTGGCGGGTGCTCAGGTGGCGGGTGCTCAGGCTGCGGGTGACGCGTGCACCGCAGGGATCCCGTAGGTCGTCGTCCTCTCACGCAGCGGTCGACCGATGCCGGCCGCGATCTCGGTGAGCTCGGCCACCGTCTTGGCCGAGCCGTGCTGGGAGCCCGCCATCCGGCTGATGGTCTCCTCCATGAGGGTGCCACCCAGGTCGTCGGCGCCGCCGGTGAGCATGGCCCGGGTCCCCTCGGTGCCCAGCTTCACCCACGAGGTCTGCACGTGGTCGATGCTGCCGTGCAGCAGCACCCGCGCCAGGGCGTGCACCGCGCGGTTGTCCCGCTGGCTGGGGCCCGGGCGGGCGGCACCCGCCAGGTACAGCGGCGAGGAGGTGTGCACGAAGGGCAGCGGCACGAACTCGGTGAACCCGCCGGTGCGGGACTGGATCTCGCGCAGCACCCTGAGGTGGGCGACCCAGTGCCGCGGGTGGTCCACGTGGCCGTACATCATCGTGGAGGAGGAGCGCAGCCCCACCTCGTGCGCGGTGGTGACCACCTCGATCCACGACGCGGTGGGCAGCTTGCCCTTGGTGAGCACCCAGCGGACCTCGTCGTCGAGGATCTCCGCGGCCGTGCCGGGGATGGTGTCCAGCCCTGCCGCGCGCAGCTCGGTGAGCCACTCGCGGATGCTGACCCCGCCGTGCGCGGCCCCGCTGACCACCTCCATGGGCGAGAAGGCGTGCACGTGCATGTCCGGCACCCGGGCCTTGACCGCCCGCACCAGGTCGGCGTACCCGGTGGCCGGGATGTCCGGGTCGATGCCGCCCTGCATGCAGACCTCGGTGGCGCCCAGCGCCCACGCCTGCTCCGCCCGGTCGGCCACCTCCGTCAGGCTCAGGGTGAAGGCGTCGGCATCCCCCTTGCGCTGGGCGAAGGCGCAGAAGCGGCAGCCGGTGTAGCAGATGTTGGTGAAGTTGATGTTCCGGTTGACGACGTAGGTGACCTCGTCGCCGTTGACGTCGCGACGCAGGTCGTCGGCCAGCGCGCACAGCGCCTCGAGCGCGGGACCCTCCGCCTCGGCCAGCGCGAGGTACTGCCGGTCGGACAGCCCCGCCGGGTCCACCGCCGCCGCCCGCAGCGCCTGCGCCACGTCCCCGCCGAGCACCGCGGGCGCCGACAGCGAGCGCACCTGCTCCCGGACGGACTCCCAGTCCCCGAACGCGCTGCCCAGGTCCGACCGGGTCTCGGTGTTCCGACCGTCGGTGTCGATCGCCGTGGCGAGGTCGGTGCGCCCCGAGGACACCCACTCGGCGTCCGGCTCCTGCCACGGCAGACCGACGGGCACCGCACCGGGCTCGGCCAGGCCGTCCTCCCGGGCCAGGGCCGCCACGTGTGCGGCGATCCGGGGGTCGATCCACGGCGATCCGGCGCGCACGTACTCCGGCTGCGCGGCGGTGCGCTCGGTGAGGGTGAACCCCGCCGCCGCGGTGACGGCCGCCAGGGCCTCGAGCTGCGGCCAGGGACGCTCGGGGTTGACGTGGTCCGGGGTCAGCGGGCTCACGCCGCCGAAGTCGTCCACGCCCGCGCCGAGCAGCAGCGCGCACTCCTGGAGGTCCACCAGGTTCGGCGGGGCCTGCACGCGCACCTGCGGGCCCAGCAGCAGCCGGGTCACGGCGATGGTGGCGCGGTAGTCGTCGAGGTCCGCGTCCGGGGCGGCGCGCATGGCGGTGCCGTCCTTGGCCCGGAAGTTCTGCACGAT contains these protein-coding regions:
- a CDS encoding bifunctional FO biosynthesis protein CofGH, whose translation is MTDLPDPVLPTPVALRPSESALRRALRRAADGVTLDATEAETLLHARGEQLDALCAAAARVRDSGLAAAGRPGTVTYSRKVFIPLTRLCRDRCHYCTFVTAPGPLAAAGHGMFLDPDEVVEIARAGAALGCKEALFTLGDRPEERWPQAREWLESRGYDSTLAYVRAMSIRVLEETGLLPHLNPGVMSWEEITRLKPVAPSMGMMLETTSLRLHETPGACHFGSPDKHPDVRLRTLTDAGRLSVPFTTGILVGIGETLAERVDSVLAIRRVHKAFGHVQEVIVQNFRAKDGTAMRAAPDADLDDYRATIAVTRLLLGPQVRVQAPPNLVDLQECALLLGAGVDDFGGVSPLTPDHVNPERPWPQLEALAAVTAAAGFTLTERTAAQPEYVRAGSPWIDPRIAAHVAALAREDGLAEPGAVPVGLPWQEPDAEWVSSGRTDLATAIDTDGRNTETRSDLGSAFGDWESVREQVRSLSAPAVLGGDVAQALRAAAVDPAGLSDRQYLALAEAEGPALEALCALADDLRRDVNGDEVTYVVNRNINFTNICYTGCRFCAFAQRKGDADAFTLSLTEVADRAEQAWALGATEVCMQGGIDPDIPATGYADLVRAVKARVPDMHVHAFSPMEVVSGAAHGGVSIREWLTELRAAGLDTIPGTAAEILDDEVRWVLTKGKLPTASWIEVVTTAHEVGLRSSSTMMYGHVDHPRHWVAHLRVLREIQSRTGGFTEFVPLPFVHTSSPLYLAGAARPGPSQRDNRAVHALARVLLHGSIDHVQTSWVKLGTEGTRAMLTGGADDLGGTLMEETISRMAGSQHGSAKTVAELTEIAAGIGRPLRERTTTYGIPAVHASPAA